The following coding sequences lie in one Populus trichocarpa isolate Nisqually-1 chromosome 14, P.trichocarpa_v4.1, whole genome shotgun sequence genomic window:
- the LOC7469347 gene encoding heavy metal-associated isoprenylated plant protein 16 isoform X1: MKQKIVIKVTVNGPKSRSKSLQIAVGFSGKQNLPCTQVLELQYLIETMNLWANSDDQYVDGLVFFCDSVGVESAGLGGQDKSQIEVVGHGVDAVELTNCLRKKVGYAEIVSVAAVGEKKEEKKPEAVVQPVIWSMYGGGVPQTYIHPIHTPNYHQDPSCSIM, encoded by the exons ATGAAG CAAAAGATAGTGATCAAGGTGACGGTGAATGGACCGAAGTCCCGCTCCAaatccttgcagattgcagttGGGTTTTCAGGTAAACAAAACCTTCCATGCACACAAGTTTTAGAATTGCAATAC CTAATAGAAACCATGAATTTGTGGGCAAATTCAGATGATCAATATGTTGACGGGCTTGTGTTTTTCTGTGATTCTGTAGGTGTTGAATCTGCTGGTTTAGGAGGGCAAGATAAGAGCCAGATAGAGGTGGTAGGCCATGGAGTTGATGCAGTAGAACTTACAAATTGTCTGAGAAAGAAAGTAGGCTACGCAGAGATAGTAAGTGTAGCAGCTGtgggagaaaagaaagaagagaagaaaccgGAGGCAGTAGTGCAGCCGGTTATTTGGTCCATGTATGGTGGAGGCGTGCCTCAGACCTATATCCATCCGATTCACACCCCCAACTATCATCAGGACCCTTCTTGCTCCATCATGTAA
- the LOC7469347 gene encoding heavy metal-associated isoprenylated plant protein 16 isoform X3: MKQKIVIKVTVNGPKSRSKSLQIAVGFSGVESAGLGGQDKSQIEVVGHGVDAVELTNCLRKKVGYAEIVSVAAVGEKKEEKKPEAVVQPVIWSMYGGGVPQTYIHPIHTPNYHQDPSCSIM, from the exons ATGAAG CAAAAGATAGTGATCAAGGTGACGGTGAATGGACCGAAGTCCCGCTCCAaatccttgcagattgcagttGGGTTTTCAG GTGTTGAATCTGCTGGTTTAGGAGGGCAAGATAAGAGCCAGATAGAGGTGGTAGGCCATGGAGTTGATGCAGTAGAACTTACAAATTGTCTGAGAAAGAAAGTAGGCTACGCAGAGATAGTAAGTGTAGCAGCTGtgggagaaaagaaagaagagaagaaaccgGAGGCAGTAGTGCAGCCGGTTATTTGGTCCATGTATGGTGGAGGCGTGCCTCAGACCTATATCCATCCGATTCACACCCCCAACTATCATCAGGACCCTTCTTGCTCCATCATGTAA
- the LOC7469347 gene encoding heavy metal-associated isoprenylated plant protein 47 isoform X2: MKQKIVIKVTVNGPKSRSKSLQIAVGFSGVESAGLGGQDKSQIEVVGDGVDAVELTNRLRKKVGYAEIVSVAAVGEKKEEKKPEAVVQPVLWSMYGGGVPQTYIHPIHPPNYYQDPSCSIM; encoded by the exons ATGAAG CAAAAGATAGTGATCAAGGTGACGGTGAATGGACCGAAGTCCCGCTCCAaatccttgcagattgcagttGGGTTTTCAG GTGTTGAATCTGCTGGTTTAGGAGGGCAAGATAAGAGCCAGATAGAGGTGGTAGGCGATGGAGTTGATGCAGTAGAACTTACAAATCGTCTGAGAAAGAAAGTAGGCTACGCAGAGATAGTAAGTGTAGCAGCTGtgggagaaaagaaagaagagaagaaaccgGAGGCAGTAGTGCAGCCTGTTCTTTGGTCCATGTATGGTGGAGGCGTGCCTCAGACCTATATCCATCCGATTCACCCCCCCAACTATTATCAGGACCCTTCGTGCTCCATCATGTAA